One segment of Paraburkholderia sp. PREW-6R DNA contains the following:
- a CDS encoding quinone oxidoreductase, whose amino-acid sequence MKAIRIEQYGGPEVLQRVEIDVPSPGPDEVLIRVHCAGINFMDIHTRQGKYKASRTYPVRLPCTLGMEGAGEVVATGPGVSTLKTGDRVAWCISWGAYAEFAVVPAARVARIPDAVAFDLAAAAIFQGSTAHYLLEDVARLGTGSTCLVHAASGGIGQLLVQLARRRGVTVFATTSNEAKAEVARGHGADHVMLYDEGRFADRVREATDGRGVDVVFDAVGRTTLRDSFRATRTRGLVVNYGSVSGSLNDLDPIELGEAGSLFLTRPRLADHLADAATVQHRADEIFAALQDGSLKIEISGRFTPDRVEEAHEALEARRQLGKSVMMIG is encoded by the coding sequence ATGAAGGCTATACGCATCGAGCAGTACGGCGGTCCCGAAGTGCTGCAACGCGTCGAGATCGACGTGCCATCGCCGGGTCCGGACGAGGTGTTGATCCGCGTGCATTGCGCGGGCATCAATTTCATGGATATCCATACGCGGCAGGGCAAGTACAAGGCGTCGCGCACGTATCCCGTGCGTCTGCCGTGCACGCTCGGCATGGAAGGCGCGGGCGAAGTCGTCGCAACAGGTCCGGGCGTGAGCACGCTGAAAACGGGCGATCGCGTGGCGTGGTGCATCTCGTGGGGCGCGTATGCCGAGTTTGCGGTGGTGCCGGCGGCGCGTGTCGCTCGCATTCCGGATGCGGTCGCGTTCGACCTGGCGGCAGCGGCGATCTTCCAGGGATCGACAGCGCACTATCTGCTCGAAGATGTCGCGCGTCTCGGCACGGGCAGCACGTGTCTCGTGCATGCGGCCTCGGGCGGCATCGGCCAGTTGCTCGTGCAACTCGCCAGACGGCGCGGCGTCACCGTATTCGCAACGACGAGCAATGAAGCGAAAGCGGAAGTGGCGCGCGGCCACGGCGCCGATCATGTGATGCTGTACGACGAAGGCCGGTTCGCCGACCGCGTGCGCGAAGCCACCGACGGACGCGGCGTGGACGTCGTATTCGACGCAGTGGGACGCACCACGTTGCGCGACAGCTTCCGCGCCACGCGCACGCGCGGCCTCGTCGTGAATTATGGATCGGTCTCCGGCTCGCTGAACGACCTCGATCCGATTGAACTCGGCGAGGCCGGCTCGCTCTTTCTCACCCGGCCGCGTCTTGCCGATCACCTCGCCGACGCCGCCACCGTGCAGCACCGCGCCGACGAAATTTTCGCGGCGTTGCAGGACGGCTCGCTAAAGATCGAGATCAGCGGACGCTTTACGCCGGATCGCGTCGAAGAAGCGCATGAAGCGCTCGAAGCACGCCGCCAGTTGGGCAAGTCCGTGATGATGATCGGCTGA
- a CDS encoding MFS transporter encodes MTVSTSAHEAAVNAPGVSRESRVRSVFRVTCGNFLEMYDFTVYGYYAAAIASTFFPTGNEFASLMLALSVFGAGFLMRPIGALVLGAYIDHHGRRKGLILSLVLMAIGTACVAFVPGYASIGLIAPAIVLFGRLLQGFSAGVELGGVSVYLSEIATKGNRGFYCSWQSASQQVAVVFAASLGVLLNHLIPAADMNSWGWRIPFVVGCLIVPFLLYVRRSLRETDEFAARRHRPGMAEIARSMVQHSRLIVAGMGLVIMTTASFYLITAYTPTFGKVVLKLSSLDSLLVTVCVGISNFIWLPVAGAVSDRIGRRPVLLVCTVVAILTAYPAMQWMVAQPSFGRLLIVELWLSLLYAWYNGAMIVALTELMPVEVRTTGFSMAYSLATMVGGFTPAIATWLIHTTGDKASPGAWMAFAALCGVVATLVLYRSPQSRERYKAA; translated from the coding sequence ATGACAGTTTCAACTTCGGCTCACGAGGCGGCGGTCAACGCGCCCGGCGTATCCAGGGAATCGCGCGTGCGCTCCGTGTTTCGCGTGACGTGCGGCAATTTTCTCGAGATGTATGACTTCACCGTCTACGGGTACTACGCGGCGGCGATTGCCAGCACGTTCTTTCCGACCGGCAACGAATTCGCTTCGCTGATGCTCGCGCTCTCCGTGTTCGGCGCCGGCTTCCTGATGCGGCCGATCGGCGCGCTCGTGCTCGGTGCGTACATCGACCATCACGGCCGCCGCAAGGGGCTGATTCTCTCGCTGGTGCTCATGGCGATAGGTACGGCCTGCGTGGCGTTCGTGCCGGGCTATGCGTCGATCGGTCTGATTGCGCCGGCCATCGTGTTGTTCGGGCGTCTGCTGCAAGGCTTTTCCGCCGGCGTGGAACTGGGCGGCGTATCCGTTTATCTGTCTGAAATCGCGACCAAAGGCAATCGCGGCTTCTACTGCTCATGGCAATCCGCGAGTCAGCAGGTCGCGGTGGTGTTCGCTGCGTCGCTGGGCGTGCTGCTGAACCACCTGATTCCCGCCGCCGACATGAACAGCTGGGGCTGGCGCATTCCCTTCGTGGTCGGCTGCCTGATCGTGCCTTTCCTGCTCTACGTGCGCCGTTCGCTGCGCGAGACCGATGAATTCGCCGCGCGCCGTCATCGTCCGGGTATGGCGGAGATCGCGCGGTCGATGGTGCAGCACTCACGGCTCATCGTCGCCGGCATGGGACTCGTGATCATGACGACCGCATCGTTCTACCTGATCACCGCTTATACGCCGACGTTCGGCAAGGTCGTGCTGAAGCTCTCGTCGCTCGATTCACTGCTCGTCACGGTTTGCGTGGGCATATCGAACTTCATCTGGCTGCCGGTCGCGGGCGCAGTGTCGGACCGGATTGGCCGCCGGCCCGTGCTGCTCGTCTGCACCGTGGTTGCGATTCTCACCGCTTATCCGGCCATGCAGTGGATGGTCGCGCAACCGTCGTTCGGCCGTCTGCTGATCGTCGAACTGTGGTTGTCGCTGCTTTATGCGTGGTACAACGGCGCGATGATCGTCGCGTTGACGGAACTGATGCCGGTAGAAGTGCGCACCACCGGGTTCTCCATGGCGTACAGTCTCGCGACGATGGTGGGCGGCTTCACGCCTGCCATCGCCACCTGGTTGATTCATACTACGGGTGACAAGGCTTCGCCGGGCGCGTGGATGGCATTCGCCGCGCTGTGCGGCGTGGTCGCGACGCTGGTGCTGTACCGTTCGCCTCAATCGCGGGAGCGGTACAAAGCCGCATGA
- a CDS encoding response regulator transcription factor, translated as MRLLLVEDNDQLAHWLARMLRDEGFMLDHVSNGESAESALRATPYDVVLLDLNLPQLSGKNVLRRMRERDDATPVMILTATGAVDEKVVCFGAGADDYIVKPFDARELVARVKVLARRQAPSRSNRLKCGNLTYDMDRCQFTIGGEPLTLTPREHAVLEALILRAKKTVAKTLLADSLSNADAPTSEDAIEIYVSRLRKKLEKSTATIITLRGLGYLLENSADDE; from the coding sequence ATGAGGCTACTGCTCGTCGAAGACAATGATCAGCTTGCGCACTGGCTCGCCAGAATGCTGCGCGACGAAGGCTTCATGCTCGACCATGTGAGCAATGGCGAGTCGGCCGAAAGCGCGTTGCGGGCCACGCCCTACGACGTCGTGCTGCTCGATCTGAATCTTCCGCAACTGTCGGGCAAAAACGTATTGCGCCGCATGCGCGAGCGCGACGACGCGACGCCCGTGATGATTTTGACGGCGACAGGCGCCGTGGACGAGAAAGTAGTGTGCTTCGGCGCGGGCGCGGACGACTACATCGTGAAGCCATTCGACGCGCGTGAACTGGTTGCGCGTGTGAAAGTGCTGGCGCGGCGCCAGGCGCCGTCTCGCTCGAACCGGTTGAAATGCGGCAATCTCACCTACGACATGGACCGCTGCCAGTTCACGATAGGCGGCGAGCCGCTCACGTTGACGCCGCGCGAGCACGCGGTGCTCGAAGCCCTCATCCTGCGCGCGAAGAAAACCGTCGCGAAGACCCTGCTCGCGGATTCTCTGAGCAACGCGGACGCGCCGACCAGCGAAGACGCAATCGAGATCTATGTGTCGCGTCTGCGCAAGAAGCTCGAAAAGAGCACCGCGACGATCATTACGCTGCGCGGTCTCGGCTACCTGCTCGAAAACAGCGCCGATGACGAATAG
- a CDS encoding sensor histidine kinase: protein MTNSLRLRLLLWLLLPMTVYVIAAGLISRENAERTARLLQDDALLSSARVMAGDLGWENGALHAEVSPSAIEILSSPYGDMVYYSIREVGGATIAGTSDFPTRVPGEAPLWYDATVSGHPVRAVSLIRPMYDAGTTRQVVVSVGRTLLQRDATAAALWQPQMLHFAGTVAIAVVLVCIGLTFELRPLVRLANDMLVRVPNVSLRVRADPLRNELRPIVTAFNQCLDIIERKSSMQRRFIADAAHQLRTPLTLLGTQLQVARRQDDLEQVKDTLAAMHRSNGSLVTLTNQLLMLAQAEAADYADFKGAPVDLRAVATATLEQLALLAQRRRVELSAHFDAPAEVLGNEPLLNVLVFNLLDNAIRYTPAGGRVALDIVLEEERVVLTIADEGPGIRAELREVVFEPFFRASTEEGSGLGLSIVREIARAHRAHVLLADGDNGRGLVVSVAFPVRR from the coding sequence ATGACGAATAGCCTGCGCCTGCGGCTTTTGTTGTGGCTGCTGCTGCCGATGACTGTCTACGTGATCGCGGCGGGGCTCATCTCGCGCGAGAACGCCGAGCGCACGGCGCGCCTGTTGCAGGACGACGCGCTGCTTTCTTCGGCACGCGTGATGGCGGGCGACCTCGGATGGGAAAACGGTGCACTGCACGCGGAAGTCTCGCCAAGTGCGATCGAAATCCTCAGCTCGCCATACGGCGACATGGTGTATTACAGCATTCGCGAAGTGGGCGGCGCGACGATTGCGGGCACGTCGGATTTTCCCACTCGTGTGCCCGGCGAAGCGCCGCTCTGGTACGACGCAACGGTGAGCGGGCATCCTGTCCGCGCAGTCTCGCTGATCCGCCCGATGTACGACGCCGGCACGACGAGACAGGTGGTCGTCTCGGTAGGCCGCACCCTGCTTCAACGCGACGCCACTGCTGCCGCGCTGTGGCAGCCGCAGATGCTGCATTTCGCGGGCACCGTGGCGATTGCGGTGGTGCTCGTCTGCATTGGACTCACCTTCGAATTGCGCCCGCTGGTGCGCCTCGCGAACGACATGCTCGTGCGCGTGCCGAACGTGTCGCTGCGGGTGCGCGCCGATCCGTTGCGCAACGAGTTGCGTCCCATCGTCACGGCGTTCAATCAGTGCCTCGATATCATCGAAAGAAAGAGTTCGATGCAGCGCCGCTTCATTGCCGACGCGGCGCATCAGTTGCGCACGCCGCTCACGTTGCTGGGCACGCAGTTGCAGGTCGCGCGCCGTCAGGACGATCTGGAGCAGGTGAAGGACACGCTGGCCGCGATGCACCGAAGCAACGGCTCGCTAGTCACGCTGACCAACCAGCTGCTGATGCTCGCACAAGCGGAAGCGGCCGACTATGCGGACTTCAAAGGCGCGCCTGTCGACTTGCGCGCGGTGGCCACTGCCACGCTCGAACAGCTTGCGTTGCTCGCGCAACGGCGGCGCGTCGAACTGTCGGCGCATTTCGACGCCCCAGCGGAAGTGCTGGGCAACGAGCCGCTTCTGAACGTGCTGGTATTCAATCTGCTCGACAACGCGATTCGCTATACGCCGGCCGGCGGCCGCGTTGCGCTCGATATCGTGCTGGAAGAGGAGCGCGTGGTGCTGACCATTGCGGATGAAGGTCCGGGCATCCGCGCCGAGCTACGCGAGGTTGTGTTCGAGCCGTTTTTCCGTGCGTCGACCGAAGAGGGCAGCGGTCTCGGACTGTCGATTGTGCGGGAAATCGCACGCGCGCACCGCGCCCACGTGCTGCTCGCAGACGGCGATAACGGACGAGGTCTGGTTGTTTCGGTTGCGTTTCCTGTCCGCAGATAA
- a CDS encoding PPC domain-containing DNA-binding protein, with amino-acid sequence MQAHPLRLSPGDDLRVALQHALSELGLQAAFVIQGMGSLSVAQLRFAGKEDATELRDDLEILTLAGSLSPDGVHLHMSVADSRGQVLGGHVAHGCVVRTTAEILLGLLPAYRFSREHDDATGFPELVISPVRHA; translated from the coding sequence ATGCAAGCTCACCCGCTGCGCCTCTCTCCCGGCGACGACCTGCGCGTCGCGCTGCAGCACGCGTTAAGTGAACTCGGTTTGCAAGCCGCCTTTGTCATTCAGGGCATGGGAAGCCTCAGCGTCGCCCAACTGCGATTCGCCGGGAAAGAGGACGCAACGGAACTACGCGACGATCTGGAAATCCTCACACTCGCAGGATCGTTGTCGCCAGACGGCGTTCATCTGCATATGAGCGTTGCCGATTCGCGCGGGCAGGTACTCGGCGGACACGTTGCGCATGGCTGCGTCGTCCGGACGACGGCGGAAATTCTGTTGGGACTGCTGCCGGCATACCGATTTTCACGCGAGCATGACGACGCAACGGGCTTCCCGGAGCTGGTGATCTCGCCTGTCAGGCACGCCTGA
- a CDS encoding EAL domain-containing protein: protein MAFSEPRSPFFRWVASSAQDLSAENRQILLSNLFTQTASIVFAAVCELSVCATAFYLHPRALYAVWGSAVIALFIARLALIHICCRRSSVAQATPTSAFLLASLLWAALFGFGSLLSNISGDQTLFLLGNVCAVGVIGGLAGRNASTPRLALLQIALILGLLAWGAALSPGSGKLVLLFQAPFCAAGFFTVALRSNRDTVALLLARERSHRLAHEDSLTGLPNRARISELLLERTELGALREGSSFAVLLIDLDGFKAINDSLGHAAGDQILQEAAVRLREVLPKGDLVGRLAGDEFVTISGISGQVRDVRLLADSIVKTLARPFVLSDALVHIGASVGVSLFPDHAKTGPQLLICADRALYAVKRSGKSAFAIFDTEKHVSDESLSLLRSDLEGALKSFSGLRLEYQPIVDLSSGAIAGREALIRWTHPVRGELSPSAFIPTAERTGLILALGEWVLSQACKEAAAWRDKVVVAVNVSPVQLREERFASTVAVILRRSRLSPARLNIEVTETVLLSDDDVTRRNVARLRALGIGLALDDFGTGFSTMSTLVRFSFDKLKIDSSFVKESVHRRESAAVVRGIVALAREIGIPTTAEGIETQEQLNFVRLCGCTYAQGFLLGRPARSEDIARVEEPVIATSTDK, encoded by the coding sequence ATGGCTTTCAGCGAACCAAGGTCACCATTTTTTCGATGGGTTGCGTCTTCGGCGCAAGACCTCAGCGCCGAGAATCGGCAAATATTGCTATCCAATCTCTTTACGCAAACCGCGTCGATCGTGTTCGCAGCGGTGTGCGAATTAAGTGTTTGCGCAACCGCCTTCTATTTACATCCACGTGCGCTGTATGCCGTTTGGGGCAGCGCCGTCATCGCGCTCTTCATTGCACGGCTTGCGCTGATCCACATTTGCTGCCGGCGCAGCAGCGTCGCGCAAGCCACCCCCACCTCCGCTTTCCTGCTGGCCAGCCTGTTATGGGCAGCGCTATTCGGCTTCGGTTCGCTGCTCTCCAATATCAGCGGCGACCAGACGCTCTTCCTGCTTGGCAACGTATGCGCGGTTGGCGTGATCGGCGGACTGGCCGGGCGCAATGCCAGCACGCCCCGACTCGCGCTGTTGCAGATTGCGCTCATTCTTGGGCTGCTCGCGTGGGGCGCGGCGCTGTCACCAGGCTCGGGCAAACTCGTGCTGCTGTTCCAGGCGCCATTTTGCGCGGCCGGCTTCTTTACCGTTGCGCTGCGCAGCAACCGCGATACGGTCGCACTGCTGCTGGCGCGTGAAAGGAGTCACCGGCTTGCTCACGAGGACAGCCTCACGGGGTTGCCGAACCGTGCACGCATTAGCGAATTGCTGCTCGAACGCACTGAGCTTGGCGCGCTGCGCGAGGGCTCGTCATTCGCGGTACTGCTGATCGATCTGGACGGCTTCAAGGCAATCAACGACAGCCTCGGTCATGCCGCCGGCGATCAGATCCTGCAGGAAGCCGCCGTCCGTCTGCGCGAAGTTCTCCCCAAAGGCGATCTGGTGGGGCGCCTCGCCGGCGACGAGTTCGTGACGATTTCCGGCATCAGCGGGCAGGTGCGGGACGTGCGGCTGCTGGCGGACAGCATCGTCAAAACGCTAGCCCGTCCGTTCGTATTGAGCGATGCACTGGTGCATATTGGCGCGAGCGTGGGCGTCTCGCTCTTTCCCGACCATGCGAAGACCGGCCCGCAGTTGCTGATCTGTGCCGATCGTGCGCTCTACGCGGTCAAACGCAGCGGCAAGAGCGCGTTCGCCATTTTCGACACGGAGAAGCACGTCTCCGACGAAAGCCTGAGCTTGCTGCGAAGCGATCTTGAAGGGGCGTTGAAGTCGTTCAGCGGCCTGCGGCTCGAATATCAACCCATTGTCGATTTGAGCAGCGGCGCCATTGCCGGACGCGAAGCGCTGATTCGCTGGACGCACCCCGTGCGCGGCGAACTGTCGCCATCGGCATTCATCCCTACTGCGGAGCGCACCGGGCTGATCCTTGCGCTCGGCGAATGGGTGCTCTCGCAGGCTTGCAAGGAAGCCGCCGCGTGGCGCGACAAGGTCGTGGTCGCCGTCAACGTGTCGCCGGTACAGTTGCGGGAGGAACGCTTCGCGTCCACGGTGGCGGTGATTCTCAGGAGGTCCAGGCTTTCGCCGGCGCGTTTGAATATCGAGGTGACCGAAACGGTGCTGCTGAGCGACGACGACGTCACGCGTCGCAATGTCGCGAGATTGCGCGCGTTGGGGATCGGTCTCGCGCTGGACGATTTCGGCACGGGATTCTCGACCATGTCCACGCTCGTGCGCTTTTCGTTCGACAAGCTCAAGATCGACAGTTCGTTCGTGAAGGAATCGGTGCATCGGCGCGAGTCGGCGGCGGTGGTTCGCGGCATCGTGGCATTGGCGCGGGAAATCGGCATTCCCACGACAGCGGAGGGGATCGAAACGCAGGAACAGCTGAACTTCGTGCGCCTGTGCGGCTGCACTTATGCGCAAGGATTTTTGCTCGGCCGACCTGCACGTAGCGAAGATATTGCGCGGGTCGAAGAGCCCGTGATCGCCACCTCAACGGACAAATGA
- a CDS encoding metallophosphoesterase family protein, with amino-acid sequence MSNRKIVKAAPNDQGASIVSRRGFLKLAGASSFATAAGTLSSAVRAAGSTPDGTPEQIHLTWGNDPAREVVISWASLAQAVNPHVRVGTPGEGKHTVHGVQGTYTDGINGEVVFTYHARLHDLKADTSYEYEVTAENDSNAAQPFTASFRTAPRGRAPFRWTSYGDLATPNTNWVLSSPQSRFAVQAVERFQPLFHLLNGDLCYANLNPLHQPEVWRDFGNNAQTSAANRPWMPCPGNHELEFHNGEQGLASYLLRYTLPDNHTRFQGRWYSFRVSSVLFVSLDADDVVYQDAAAFVAGPAPLVPVASTGNPPIQPGTSLYVRGYSGGEQTRWLERTLRNAAQDDEVDWIVVQMHQDALSSSKTGNGSDKGLREAWLPLFDRYGVDLVLCGHDHDYERSYPVRGCNHDKGTDIATGRPVDTLQPKPVMSAISAGASTFDTSHGTIHLILGGGGTSAPLDVYGEDAGTGLPQARIFTKPNRPMAGTTAGTFVRANADAVEDAIWSARRDTGTGYGIAVFDHDPGHPGGETTITMNYYHAPGADQTPTQDYELFETIELKKRRR; translated from the coding sequence ATGTCGAACAGAAAAATCGTTAAGGCTGCGCCGAACGATCAAGGCGCCAGCATCGTCTCCCGTCGTGGATTTCTGAAGTTGGCCGGCGCATCGAGTTTTGCCACGGCGGCGGGAACGCTTTCGTCGGCGGTGCGTGCTGCCGGCAGCACACCCGACGGCACCCCGGAACAGATTCATCTGACCTGGGGTAACGATCCCGCGCGCGAAGTGGTGATCTCGTGGGCATCGCTCGCGCAGGCCGTCAATCCGCACGTGCGCGTCGGCACGCCGGGCGAAGGCAAACACACGGTGCACGGCGTGCAAGGCACGTATACCGATGGCATCAACGGCGAAGTCGTCTTCACTTATCATGCGCGCCTGCATGACCTGAAAGCGGACACGAGTTACGAATACGAAGTGACGGCGGAAAACGACAGCAACGCGGCGCAACCCTTTACCGCGAGTTTTCGAACGGCGCCGCGCGGTCGCGCGCCATTCCGCTGGACGAGTTATGGCGACCTCGCGACGCCGAATACCAACTGGGTGTTGTCGTCGCCGCAAAGCCGGTTCGCGGTGCAGGCCGTGGAGCGTTTTCAGCCGCTTTTTCATTTGCTGAACGGCGACCTGTGCTACGCCAATCTGAACCCGCTTCATCAACCGGAAGTGTGGCGCGATTTCGGCAACAACGCGCAGACGTCCGCCGCGAATCGGCCGTGGATGCCCTGCCCTGGCAATCACGAACTCGAATTCCACAACGGCGAGCAGGGCCTCGCCTCCTATCTGTTGCGCTACACGTTGCCGGACAATCACACGCGGTTTCAGGGGCGCTGGTACAGCTTCCGCGTGAGTTCCGTGCTGTTCGTTTCGCTCGACGCCGACGACGTGGTCTATCAGGACGCCGCGGCGTTCGTTGCGGGTCCCGCGCCGTTAGTGCCGGTGGCGAGCACGGGTAACCCGCCGATCCAGCCGGGCACCTCGCTCTATGTGCGCGGATATAGTGGCGGCGAGCAGACACGCTGGCTCGAAAGAACGCTGCGCAATGCCGCGCAGGATGACGAAGTGGACTGGATCGTCGTGCAGATGCACCAGGACGCGCTGAGTTCGTCGAAGACCGGCAATGGGTCGGATAAGGGGCTGCGCGAGGCGTGGTTGCCGCTCTTCGACCGCTACGGTGTCGATCTGGTGCTGTGCGGCCACGATCACGATTACGAGCGCAGCTACCCGGTACGCGGGTGCAATCACGACAAGGGCACGGACATCGCAACCGGACGGCCTGTGGACACGTTGCAGCCGAAGCCCGTCATGTCGGCGATATCGGCCGGCGCCTCGACGTTCGATACGAGCCACGGCACGATCCACCTGATACTCGGCGGCGGAGGCACGAGCGCGCCGCTGGATGTGTACGGCGAAGATGCGGGCACGGGTCTGCCGCAAGCGCGTATCTTCACGAAGCCTAATCGGCCCATGGCGGGTACGACCGCTGGCACTTTCGTGCGCGCCAATGCCGATGCCGTGGAAGACGCAATCTGGTCCGCGCGCCGCGACACGGGCACGGGTTACGGCATTGCCGTGTTCGACCATGATCCGGGTCACCCCGGTGGCGAAACGACGATCACGATGAACTACTACCACGCGCCCGGCGCGGACCAGACGCCCACGCAGGACTACGAGCTGTTCGAAACGATCGAACTGAAAAAGCGGCGCCGTTGA
- a CDS encoding MFS transporter, with product MKRLQPKATTMVLIMLCLMYFITYVDRVNISTAAGQFKTELGLSNTQLGFVFSAFAYPYVIFQFIGGWVSDRFGAKRTLIACAFIWAVATTLTGLAGGFATLVAARLLLGLGEGATFPASTSAMASWVRKDKRGMAQGITHSSARLGNAIAPMLVLALMTAFDWRFAFYLLGALSFAWLVLWYVTYTEKPADHPRITAQEVQSLPPPRVRVEEEPGTWLRLYRRLLPVSLVYFCYNWILWLMLDWMPLYFMHSFHLNIKKAVIFTSGVFVAGVFGDLVGGLVSDRLLRRTGNLKLARSYLVAFCMTMTGLSLIPVVLIHDPMYSLVFLAAAMFFNEMNIGPMWAIPMDVAYDRSGTASGIMSGTGFTAAIVSPVVAGFLIDRLGNWNVTFMLSIGVMACGVLMTFIMKPNVPFAPRLKHPAAAPVSSVDQRAKADSALSFVDKH from the coding sequence ATGAAACGATTACAACCTAAAGCGACCACCATGGTCCTGATCATGCTGTGTCTGATGTATTTCATCACCTACGTCGACCGGGTGAACATCAGCACTGCCGCGGGACAGTTCAAAACCGAACTTGGATTGAGCAACACGCAGCTCGGATTCGTTTTCTCGGCCTTCGCGTATCCGTACGTGATTTTCCAGTTCATCGGCGGGTGGGTCAGCGACCGCTTCGGCGCGAAGCGCACGCTGATTGCGTGCGCATTCATCTGGGCCGTCGCGACCACGCTGACCGGTCTTGCCGGCGGCTTTGCGACGCTGGTCGCGGCGCGCCTGCTGCTCGGCCTTGGTGAAGGCGCGACGTTCCCCGCTTCCACGAGCGCGATGGCGTCGTGGGTTCGCAAGGACAAACGCGGCATGGCGCAAGGCATCACGCATTCGTCCGCGCGGCTCGGCAACGCCATTGCACCCATGCTCGTGCTTGCGCTGATGACCGCGTTCGACTGGCGCTTCGCGTTCTATCTGCTTGGCGCGCTGAGCTTCGCGTGGCTCGTCCTCTGGTACGTCACGTACACCGAAAAACCCGCGGATCATCCGCGCATCACGGCGCAGGAAGTGCAGAGCCTGCCGCCTCCGCGAGTGCGGGTGGAAGAAGAACCCGGCACCTGGTTGCGACTTTATCGCCGTCTGCTGCCGGTCTCGCTAGTCTATTTCTGCTACAACTGGATTCTCTGGCTGATGCTCGACTGGATGCCGCTGTACTTCATGCACAGCTTCCATCTGAACATCAAGAAGGCGGTGATCTTCACTTCCGGCGTATTCGTTGCAGGCGTGTTCGGCGATCTGGTGGGCGGCCTCGTCAGCGACCGGCTGCTGCGGCGCACGGGCAATCTGAAACTGGCGCGCAGCTATCTGGTCGCGTTCTGCATGACGATGACGGGGCTCTCGCTGATCCCCGTCGTGCTGATTCACGACCCGATGTATTCGCTGGTCTTCCTCGCCGCCGCGATGTTCTTCAACGAAATGAATATCGGGCCGATGTGGGCAATCCCGATGGATGTCGCTTACGACCGCTCAGGCACGGCAAGCGGCATCATGAGCGGCACCGGCTTCACGGCGGCGATCGTGAGCCCGGTCGTGGCGGGTTTCCTGATCGACCGCCTCGGCAACTGGAACGTGACGTTCATGCTGTCGATCGGCGTGATGGCATGCGGCGTATTGATGACATTCATCATGAAGCCGAACGTGCCTTTTGCACCGCGCCTCAAGCATCCGGCAGCGGCGCCCGTAAGTTCTGTGGATCAGAGGGCGAAAGCGGATTCAGCGCTCTCGTTCGTCGACAAGCACTAA
- a CDS encoding enoyl-CoA hydratase: protein MSEFVQLTVHPTGAAEIVIDRPERHNAMSLDMYDSLLALIDQCEQNGAVRAILFRGAGGKSFIAGTDIAYFKDFRDGRDGVAYEAFVERVIDRVERIALPTIAVIDGWAVGGGLALATACDFRVCSESSRFGAPIAKTLSNTLSSRNIARLQAALGVPRVKKMLMLADYLTAQEVEACGFVYQVCAQHALQDAAHTLAQRLMTLSPVTQKAVKESLRRIVVEQRLDDEDLVDTVYGSDNFKKAVIAFTSGSSKKQ from the coding sequence ATGAGCGAATTCGTTCAGCTCACGGTTCACCCAACGGGCGCGGCGGAAATCGTCATCGACCGCCCCGAGCGGCATAACGCGATGTCGCTCGACATGTACGATTCGCTGCTCGCGCTAATCGACCAATGCGAGCAGAACGGCGCCGTGCGCGCCATTCTGTTTCGCGGCGCGGGCGGCAAGTCGTTCATCGCCGGCACCGACATCGCCTACTTCAAGGACTTCCGCGACGGACGCGACGGCGTCGCCTACGAGGCATTCGTCGAGCGTGTGATCGACAGGGTCGAGCGCATTGCACTGCCGACAATCGCGGTCATCGATGGCTGGGCCGTAGGCGGCGGCCTCGCGCTCGCCACTGCGTGCGATTTTCGCGTTTGCAGCGAGAGCTCGCGCTTCGGTGCGCCGATCGCGAAGACGTTGTCCAACACGCTGTCGTCGCGCAATATCGCCCGGCTGCAGGCGGCGCTCGGCGTGCCGCGCGTGAAGAAGATGCTGATGCTCGCCGACTACCTCACCGCACAGGAGGTCGAAGCGTGCGGCTTCGTCTATCAGGTGTGCGCGCAGCACGCGCTGCAGGATGCGGCGCACACGCTCGCGCAGCGGCTCATGACGCTTTCCCCCGTTACGCAGAAGGCGGTCAAGGAAAGCTTGCGGCGCATTGTCGTCGAACAGCGGCTGGACGATGAAGATCTGGTGGACACGGTGTACGGCAGCGACAATTTCAAAAAGGCCGTGATCGCTTTCACCTCGGGCTCGTCGAAAAAACAATAG